From Candidatus Zixiibacteriota bacterium, a single genomic window includes:
- a CDS encoding ABC transporter ATP-binding protein, whose translation MIEMRQLKKKYLTGKVEFEALKGIDLSVESGEMAAVVGPSGSGKSTLMNIIGCLDVPTSGSYLLEREPVNEMTSNQLADVRNKKIGFVFQAFNLLPYATAFENIEVPLLFARVSGKKRRERVIDLLARVGLADKAGNKPTEMSGGEMQRVAIARALANEPDVILADEPTGNLDSASGGEIVNLFHELHKTGKTVIIITHDMSIAKQAGRIIKLKDGLVEGNGNLA comes from the coding sequence ATGATAGAAATGAGACAACTGAAGAAGAAGTATCTCACCGGCAAGGTGGAATTTGAAGCTCTCAAGGGGATCGATCTTTCGGTCGAGTCCGGCGAGATGGCTGCCGTGGTAGGACCTTCGGGCTCCGGCAAGTCGACCTTGATGAACATAATCGGTTGTCTTGATGTGCCCACTTCGGGTAGTTATCTTCTGGAGCGTGAGCCGGTCAATGAGATGACCTCGAATCAGTTGGCCGATGTTCGCAACAAGAAAATCGGTTTTGTATTTCAGGCTTTCAATCTGCTTCCGTATGCCACCGCCTTTGAGAACATCGAAGTGCCTCTTTTGTTTGCGCGCGTGAGCGGTAAAAAACGACGCGAACGTGTCATTGATCTACTGGCCAGAGTCGGATTGGCCGACAAAGCAGGCAACAAACCGACCGAGATGTCCGGCGGTGAGATGCAAAGAGTGGCTATTGCACGGGCATTGGCCAACGAGCCGGATGTAATTCTGGCCGATGAACCTACCGGCAACCTGGACTCCGCCTCAGGTGGTGAGATCGTGAATCTCTTCCATGAGTTGCACAAAACGGGCAAGACAGTGATAATTATCACGCACGATATGAGTATTGCCAAACAGGCAGGGAGAATCATAAAACTAAAAGATGGTCTGGTGGAGGGCAACGGCAACCTTGCCTGA
- a CDS encoding ABC transporter permease, with product MNLTTVYNIFVRDFRKQKKRITLTLVALGWGTISIMLLLGFGEGLHQQLSINRRGMGESIVILWAGSTTMPFKGLPKGRELRFVKEDIDYLRQSMPELAEVGGEYSRWGVEIKYGSTVISEHVTGVTPNYETMRNHIPEMGSRMINDLDIQQKRRVTFLGDELKTRLFGEEDAVGKQVFIQGLPFTVIGVMQHKMQMNSYSGHDLNMAAMPLTTFETVFGHRYLNNIIYVPEDISNMAAVEQRMREVFSAKYKFDPDDERAISAWDTVESGREFSNILIGIKIFLGIIGGLTLLIAGVGVANIMYVSIKERTREIGIKMAVGARRSYILFQFLIEAFIITFVGGFGGMAISYILTEGFKRVPMESDVLDFMGRPTISWEIGLVVIAILGLMGLMSGLFPAMKAASVNPVESLRYE from the coding sequence ATGAATCTGACAACCGTTTACAACATCTTCGTCCGCGACTTTCGCAAGCAGAAAAAGCGCATCACGCTCACGCTGGTGGCTCTTGGTTGGGGTACGATTTCCATCATGCTCTTGCTTGGTTTCGGCGAGGGGTTGCACCAGCAACTTTCTATCAATCGTCGCGGTATGGGCGAGAGCATTGTCATCTTGTGGGCCGGCTCGACCACTATGCCTTTCAAGGGACTGCCCAAGGGGAGGGAGTTGCGATTCGTTAAGGAAGACATCGACTACTTGCGTCAATCGATGCCTGAATTGGCCGAAGTGGGCGGCGAGTACTCGCGCTGGGGTGTAGAGATAAAGTATGGCAGCACCGTCATCAGCGAGCACGTCACCGGAGTCACGCCTAATTACGAAACGATGCGCAATCATATCCCGGAAATGGGCAGCCGCATGATCAATGATCTTGATATACAACAGAAGCGGCGGGTTACATTCCTGGGTGATGAATTGAAAACCAGGTTATTCGGCGAGGAAGATGCCGTTGGAAAACAGGTTTTCATACAGGGTCTGCCGTTTACGGTGATCGGTGTCATGCAACATAAGATGCAGATGAACAGCTACTCGGGGCATGACCTCAATATGGCGGCTATGCCGCTGACGACATTTGAAACAGTATTCGGTCATCGCTACCTGAACAACATCATCTACGTACCCGAGGACATCTCCAACATGGCAGCGGTCGAGCAACGCATGAGGGAAGTGTTCAGCGCCAAGTACAAATTCGATCCGGACGACGAACGCGCTATCTCGGCTTGGGATACGGTCGAGAGCGGCCGCGAGTTTTCCAATATTCTGATAGGCATCAAAATCTTCCTGGGTATCATCGGTGGTCTTACGCTGTTGATTGCCGGGGTCGGTGTGGCCAACATTATGTACGTCTCCATCAAGGAACGCACTCGCGAGATAGGTATCAAAATGGCCGTGGGCGCCAGGAGATCGTACATCCTGTTTCAGTTTCTTATCGAAGCCTTCATCATCACCTTCGTTGGAGGTTTTGGGGGCATGGCCATCAGCTACATTTTGACCGAGGGTTTCAAGCGTGTGCCGATGGAGTCCGATGTGCTTGATTTCATGGGACGCCCGACAATCTCGTGGGAAATCGGCCTGGTGGTGATAGCCATACTCGGTCTGATGGGTCTGATGTCGGGGCTGTTCCCGGCCATGAAAGCGGCCTCGGTTAACCCGGTCGAATCGTTGAGGTATGAGTAG